GGAAGATGAGGAACACCATGAAGGCGCCCTCGTCCGCGCCCGACGGCAGGCCGCGGAAGAGCAGGATCACCGGGTTCGCGAGCGCGGCCGCGAGCAGTGACGTGCGGTCCTGCTCGCTGCCGTACGTGTCGGCGACGCCGATGTACGACGAGTACGCCAGCAGCGCGGTGCCGACGGTCCAGAGTGCGACCTGCAGCCAGTCGCGGCGCAGCCGCTGCCCGAGCAGGGCGAGGAAGCGACTCATCGCCCGTTCCCCGGTTCCTGAGACTGTCGAGGGGCCATGGCGGCGAGGTCGTCGCCGTAGTGGCGCAGGAACAGCTCCTCGAGCGAGGGCGGTGCGATGCGCAGACCGGCGACGTTGCGGCGGGAGAGTTCGGGCAGGATGCCGGCCACGGCATCGCTGTCGACGGTGAACCGCACTCGCCCTTCTTCGACCGCCGCGTCGTGGGCGCCGTCGATACCGGCCGCGGCTGCGGCATCCGCCCCCTCGAACGAGATCTCGGTGCGCGTGAGGTGCCGCAGCTCGGCCAGCGTGCCCGACTCGACGACGCGGCCCGCGCGGATGATCGACACCCGGTCGCACAGCTGTTCGACCTCGGAGAGGATGTGGCTCGACAGCAGCACGGTCGCCCCGGCCTCGCGAACGCGGGCGATCTCGTGGCGGAACGTCACCTCCATGAGGGGGTCGAGCCCGCTCGTCGGCTCGTCGAGGATGTACAGGTCGGCGGGGACGGCGAAGGCGGCGATGAGCGCGACCTTCTGCCGGTTGCCCTTCGAGTAGGCGCGGCCCTTCTTACGCGGGTCGAACTGGAACTCCTCCGACAGGCGCTCCCGCTCGGCCCGGTAGGCGTCGCCGTGCCGGGAGGCGCCGCGCAGCCGCGCCATCAGGTCGATCGCCTCGCCGCCCGTGAGGTTCGGCCACACGCTCACATCGCCGGGAACGTACGCGATGCGCCGGTGCAAGGCGACGGCATCGCGCCACGGGTCACTGCCGAACACGGATGCCTCGCCCCCGGTCTTGCGGGCGAGGCCCAGCAGCACACGGATCGTGGTGGACTTG
This window of the Microbacterium sp. SSM24 genome carries:
- a CDS encoding ATP-binding cassette domain-containing protein, with translation MTAVIRTNGLTKNYGRVHALDGLDLDVEQGQIHGFLGPNGAGKSTTIRVLLGLARKTGGEASVFGSDPWRDAVALHRRIAYVPGDVSVWPNLTGGEAIDLMARLRGASRHGDAYRAERERLSEEFQFDPRKKGRAYSKGNRQKVALIAAFAVPADLYILDEPTSGLDPLMEVTFRHEIARVREAGATVLLSSHILSEVEQLCDRVSIIRAGRVVESGTLAELRHLTRTEISFEGADAAAAAGIDGAHDAAVEEGRVRFTVDSDAVAGILPELSRRNVAGLRIAPPSLEELFLRHYGDDLAAMAPRQSQEPGNGR